From a region of the Mucilaginibacter auburnensis genome:
- a CDS encoding FAD:protein FMN transferase codes for MRLKLLCFILLCTATAQAQILRKRTTKLMGSRWDITIVAADSLTAERNIDTCIAEVSRIENLISDWIPTSQIGQVNSNAGTQPVKVSPEVFALAKRALHLSEITGGAFDISFAAMDRIWKFDGSMTEMPTPEAIKKSVEKVGYKNIVLDSINSTIYLKLPGMKIGFGALGEGYAADRCREMMLARGIKAGIVNGSGDMNTWGRQPNGRYWNIGIRNPKKEGKLLKVVELKQGAVVTSGSYEKFVEFNGKRYAHIINPATGYPATGLTSVTIFGPSAEVANGFSTSMMVLGEGAAQQLIKQFPDYHFIMITDDGRIISSPELGFKKRRL; via the coding sequence GTGAGATTAAAGCTACTATGTTTTATATTGTTGTGCACTGCAACAGCGCAGGCGCAGATATTGCGTAAGCGCACCACCAAGCTAATGGGCAGCCGCTGGGATATTACCATAGTAGCTGCCGACAGTCTCACCGCCGAAAGAAACATTGATACCTGCATAGCTGAAGTTTCCCGTATAGAAAATTTGATATCTGATTGGATTCCAACCTCCCAGATTGGACAGGTGAACAGCAACGCCGGTACACAACCGGTAAAGGTATCGCCAGAAGTTTTTGCGCTTGCCAAACGGGCGTTGCACTTATCTGAAATCACAGGTGGCGCTTTTGATATCAGCTTTGCTGCTATGGACAGGATATGGAAGTTTGATGGCTCCATGACCGAGATGCCCACGCCGGAAGCCATTAAAAAATCGGTAGAAAAAGTAGGCTACAAAAATATTGTACTGGATAGCATTAACAGCACCATCTACCTCAAATTGCCGGGCATGAAAATAGGTTTTGGCGCGTTAGGCGAAGGCTATGCGGCAGATCGGTGTCGCGAAATGATGCTGGCACGTGGCATAAAAGCGGGCATTGTAAACGGCTCGGGCGATATGAATACCTGGGGTAGGCAGCCTAACGGACGATACTGGAACATCGGCATCAGAAACCCTAAAAAGGAAGGCAAACTGTTAAAGGTGGTGGAGTTGAAACAAGGCGCGGTAGTCACCTCAGGCAGTTACGAAAAGTTTGTGGAGTTTAACGGCAAACGATACGCTCACATTATTAACCCGGCTACGGGGTACCCTGCAACGGGTTTAACCAGTGTTACCATTTTTGGGCCGAGCGCCGAGGTGGCCAATGGTTTCAGCACATCTATGATGGTGTTGGGAGAAGGAGCGGCGCAGCAACTTATTAAGCAATTCCCGGATTACCATTTCATTATGATAACCGATGATGGCCGCATTATCTCTTCGCCGGAGTTAGGATTTAAAAAACGCAGGCTTTAG
- a CDS encoding rhodanese-like domain-containing protein yields the protein MKYLYLSLLMVFSVLMAKAQVSASGMEAPGQSRPWQTSELLEPGELNDLITKNKAPLVLNLGSVEDIKGAVHIGVVSDTANMAKLKTTLAAKPKSTEIVIYCGCCPFGKCPNIRPAYKALKDLGFNNIRVLNLYVNLRTNWTTQGYPLAKNN from the coding sequence ATGAAGTATCTATATCTTTCTCTGTTGATGGTTTTTAGTGTGTTGATGGCTAAAGCGCAGGTGTCTGCATCGGGCATGGAAGCGCCGGGTCAAAGCAGGCCCTGGCAAACCAGCGAGTTGTTGGAACCCGGTGAACTTAACGACCTGATAACCAAGAATAAGGCTCCGCTGGTATTGAACCTGGGTAGCGTAGAGGATATAAAAGGGGCCGTGCACATAGGCGTTGTTAGCGATACTGCTAATATGGCAAAGCTAAAAACCACTTTAGCCGCCAAGCCGAAAAGTACCGAGATAGTAATTTACTGCGGATGCTGCCCTTTTGGAAAATGCCCTAATATTCGTCCGGCTTATAAGGCCTTGAAAGATCTGGGCTTTAATAATATACGTGTACTTAACCTGTACGTTAACCTGCGCACCAACTGGACCACCCAGGGATATCCGTTGGCTAAGAATAACTAA